A single genomic interval of Malania oleifera isolate guangnan ecotype guangnan chromosome 11, ASM2987363v1, whole genome shotgun sequence harbors:
- the LOC131168187 gene encoding uncharacterized protein LOC131168187 isoform X1: MGRSWVILLLVVLCCGFWSVSASASVSPPAKIITGVVSNVVSALVKWLWSLKSTTKTGTSSGRSLMKFEDGYTVETLFDGSKLGIDPYTVQTSPSGELLVLDSANSNIFKISTPLSRYSRPKLIAGSPEGYSGHVDGKPREARMNHPKGLTVDDRGNIYVADTMNMAIRKISDTGVTTIAGGKWGRAGGHVDGPSEDAKFSNDFDVIYIGSSCSILVVDRGNQAIREIQLQEDDCAHPYDSSFHLGIVVLVAAAFFGYMLALLQRRVSTMFSSKDDARTPMQYGTPSMSYQRPHKSIRPPSIPTEDEPEKAEEGFFGSLGRLFLNTGSSVAEIFGGLFSGSKKKPVYSQNRLEYQQPFKHSNAWPLQESFEIPDEDEPPPLETRTPTPKRNYPLMVKDPDKNSQFRQSRNLYSAWDGNCHQQQQQQMQPQQQQQQRQHHQKHYSSSPQTYYEKSCETNEIVFGAVQEQDGRREAMVIKAVDYGDPVYNHHNIRPRINYMGYSHGY, from the exons ATGGGTAGAAGTTGGGTCATTTTGCTCCTAGTGGTTCTCTGTTGTGGGTTCTGGTCAGTTTCAGCTTCAGCTTCGGTTAGTCCTCCTGCAA AAATCATCACTGGGGTTGTCTCCAATGTGGTCTCTGCTCTTGTTAAATGGTTGTGGTCACTGAAATCTACCACAAAAACTGGTA CCTCTTCTGGTCGTTCTTTAATGAAATTTGAAGATGGATACACTGTGGAGACTCTATTTGATGGAAGTAAGCTGGGAATCGACCCATACACAGTTCAGACATCTCCAAGTGGAGAGCTTCTGGTTTTGGACTCTGCTAACAGCAACATCTTCAAGATTTCAACCCCATTATCACGTT ACAGCAGGCCCAAGCTGATCGCTGGATCACCTGAAGGGTACTCTGGGCATGTAGATGGGAAGCCAAGAGAGGCAAGGATGAACCACCCAAAAGGCCTTACTGTGGATGACAGAGGAAATATTTATGTTGCAGACACCATGAATATGGCAATCAGGAAAATCAGTGATACAG GGGTTACAACTATTGCAGGAGGAAAGTGGGGCCGAGCAGGAGGTCATGTTGATGGTCCGAGTGAAGATGCAAAATTCTCAAATGATTTTGATGTGATTTACATAGGAAGTAGCTGCTCTATTTTGGTTGTAGATAGAGGAAACCAGGCAATTCGAGAGATTCAACTCCAAGAAGATGACTGTGCCCATCCATATGACAGCAGTTTCCATCTAG GGATAGTGGTGCTGGTTGCAGCTGCGTTCTTTGGTTACATGCTAGCATTGCTGCAACGCCGAGTTAGCACAATGTTTTCTTCCAAAGAT gATGCAAGAACTCCGATGCAGTATGGCACACCATCAATGTCATATCAAAGACCTCATAAATCAATTAGGCCTCCTTCAATTCCAACTGAGGATGAACCAGAGAAAGCAGAAGAGGGTTTCTTTGGTTCATTAGGGAGGCTTTTTCTCAATACGGGTTCATCTGTTGCTGAAATCTTTGGAGGATTATTTTCTGGTTCCAAAAAGAAGCCAGTCTACAGTCAAAACCGGCTGGAATACCAGCAGCCATTCAAACATTCAAATGCATGGCCGttgcaagagagctttgagattCCAGATGAAGATGAGCCCCCACCATTGGAAACCAGAACCCCTACACCTAAGAGAAACTACCCATTAATGGTTAAGGACCCAGATAAGAACAGCCAATTTAGGCAAAGCCGAAATCTTTACAGCGCGTGGGATGGCAACTGTCACCAACAGCAACAGCAGCAGATGCAGCcacagcagcaacaacaacaaaggCAGCATCACCAGAAGCATTACTCTTCCAGCCCTCAAACTTATTATGAGAAGAGTTGTGAGACAAATGAGATTGTGTTTGGGGCAGTTCAAGAACAGGATGGGCGACGCGAAGCCATGGTGATAAAGGCTGttgactatggagatccagtctACAATCATCATAACATTCGGCCCCGAATCAATTATATGGGTTACTCGCATGGCTATTGA
- the LOC131168187 gene encoding uncharacterized protein LOC131168187 isoform X2 yields MGRSWVILLLVVLCCGFWSVSASASVSPPAKIITGVVSNVVSALVKWLWSLKSTTKTASSGRSLMKFEDGYTVETLFDGSKLGIDPYTVQTSPSGELLVLDSANSNIFKISTPLSRYSRPKLIAGSPEGYSGHVDGKPREARMNHPKGLTVDDRGNIYVADTMNMAIRKISDTGVTTIAGGKWGRAGGHVDGPSEDAKFSNDFDVIYIGSSCSILVVDRGNQAIREIQLQEDDCAHPYDSSFHLGIVVLVAAAFFGYMLALLQRRVSTMFSSKDDARTPMQYGTPSMSYQRPHKSIRPPSIPTEDEPEKAEEGFFGSLGRLFLNTGSSVAEIFGGLFSGSKKKPVYSQNRLEYQQPFKHSNAWPLQESFEIPDEDEPPPLETRTPTPKRNYPLMVKDPDKNSQFRQSRNLYSAWDGNCHQQQQQQMQPQQQQQQRQHHQKHYSSSPQTYYEKSCETNEIVFGAVQEQDGRREAMVIKAVDYGDPVYNHHNIRPRINYMGYSHGY; encoded by the exons ATGGGTAGAAGTTGGGTCATTTTGCTCCTAGTGGTTCTCTGTTGTGGGTTCTGGTCAGTTTCAGCTTCAGCTTCGGTTAGTCCTCCTGCAA AAATCATCACTGGGGTTGTCTCCAATGTGGTCTCTGCTCTTGTTAAATGGTTGTGGTCACTGAAATCTACCACAAAAACTG CCTCTTCTGGTCGTTCTTTAATGAAATTTGAAGATGGATACACTGTGGAGACTCTATTTGATGGAAGTAAGCTGGGAATCGACCCATACACAGTTCAGACATCTCCAAGTGGAGAGCTTCTGGTTTTGGACTCTGCTAACAGCAACATCTTCAAGATTTCAACCCCATTATCACGTT ACAGCAGGCCCAAGCTGATCGCTGGATCACCTGAAGGGTACTCTGGGCATGTAGATGGGAAGCCAAGAGAGGCAAGGATGAACCACCCAAAAGGCCTTACTGTGGATGACAGAGGAAATATTTATGTTGCAGACACCATGAATATGGCAATCAGGAAAATCAGTGATACAG GGGTTACAACTATTGCAGGAGGAAAGTGGGGCCGAGCAGGAGGTCATGTTGATGGTCCGAGTGAAGATGCAAAATTCTCAAATGATTTTGATGTGATTTACATAGGAAGTAGCTGCTCTATTTTGGTTGTAGATAGAGGAAACCAGGCAATTCGAGAGATTCAACTCCAAGAAGATGACTGTGCCCATCCATATGACAGCAGTTTCCATCTAG GGATAGTGGTGCTGGTTGCAGCTGCGTTCTTTGGTTACATGCTAGCATTGCTGCAACGCCGAGTTAGCACAATGTTTTCTTCCAAAGAT gATGCAAGAACTCCGATGCAGTATGGCACACCATCAATGTCATATCAAAGACCTCATAAATCAATTAGGCCTCCTTCAATTCCAACTGAGGATGAACCAGAGAAAGCAGAAGAGGGTTTCTTTGGTTCATTAGGGAGGCTTTTTCTCAATACGGGTTCATCTGTTGCTGAAATCTTTGGAGGATTATTTTCTGGTTCCAAAAAGAAGCCAGTCTACAGTCAAAACCGGCTGGAATACCAGCAGCCATTCAAACATTCAAATGCATGGCCGttgcaagagagctttgagattCCAGATGAAGATGAGCCCCCACCATTGGAAACCAGAACCCCTACACCTAAGAGAAACTACCCATTAATGGTTAAGGACCCAGATAAGAACAGCCAATTTAGGCAAAGCCGAAATCTTTACAGCGCGTGGGATGGCAACTGTCACCAACAGCAACAGCAGCAGATGCAGCcacagcagcaacaacaacaaaggCAGCATCACCAGAAGCATTACTCTTCCAGCCCTCAAACTTATTATGAGAAGAGTTGTGAGACAAATGAGATTGTGTTTGGGGCAGTTCAAGAACAGGATGGGCGACGCGAAGCCATGGTGATAAAGGCTGttgactatggagatccagtctACAATCATCATAACATTCGGCCCCGAATCAATTATATGGGTTACTCGCATGGCTATTGA